One Echeneis naucrates chromosome 16, fEcheNa1.1, whole genome shotgun sequence genomic window, GATATTGCCCTTTGGACAATGTCTCTGCATGATGTTTGGATGATGTGTGTTACTGTTGACTCTGATGTGGCCCCACTGgtcttcctgctgttttcagtttcctgctgatcTGTTTTGGGGTCTCCAAGAAGTTGTGCCTGGACCTCTGACAGTCCGGCCTCAAGCTCTGCCAATAGCTCGTCCTTCATCTGTTGTCTTTGGGCCAGCTCTTTCTCTGCATGCTGACACCTCCACCCCTCCTCTCGGGCCCTCACAGTCTCCTGAAGCTTGGCCTCCATCTGCAGAAGCAGCTCCTTCTTCTGGAGATCGGCATCCTCTGTGGCCTGTTTCAAAGCCTGATCCAGCTTTTTGTGCTGCTCATGCAGCTTGGTTTGGTACAGCTGCTCACCGCGGAACTGAATGGCAGAGATCTCCTGCTGTTTATCTCGGTTCCACACTGTTCGAGCTTCAGCCAGCTCAGCCTTTAAAAGAGCAGCTTGATCTTTTCTCGTGAGCTCCAACTGACTCTGAAGAGTTGcaacctcctcctgcagctcttgTACTCGCTGCAATCCAGagctctgctcctccagctggttcttgtgtttcttgtgcCAGTTGTCCTCTGCTTCCCTAAGGGCCTGGGACACCTGagacatttgaagaaaaatccATGACTACAACAGAAAAGATGGATGATGACAGTAATGCTTTTAAAcgcaaagtaaataaaaaaagtcataCCTGTTGTTCTGTACATTTTTGTTGTAGTTCttcccatttcctcttttctgctTGGAGAGTTGCATGGTATTCTGGTAACGAAGTCAAATCCTTAATCCAGCGATTGTATGCCCTGGTCATCGCACTCTCAACCTGTGACACCAACACATACGTCCATTATTAAATTTGAATCTTACAGTTAATGGAGGCATGAACTAGAGGGAGGATAATGGGAAGGTTTAAGtgtaaagaaagtaaaagaaaccAGAATTACAGCCAACCAGTTGTCAATCCTGCTACTGAAAGTATCTTGAGATTACGGCCATATTAAACAGAAGTTTATGTAAGCCACAATTGAGAACACATGAGTTACTGTAAATGTCAAATGGTTTACAAAGAAAGATAATCCAGTGACCTGATTGGCCATGTCCTCCAGATATTTCTCTTGAAGTTCTCTCTGGGCTTGTTTCCTGGCTTCCTCCACAGCTTTGTATCTGACTTTATCAGCTTCCAgttgcagctgctgtttctgagCGCTGAGCCTGGAATCTAGCTCCTCAGCAGTAATTGtgacactgctgctgtcagtctcATCTGTCTGACAGGTTACCTCAGCAGTCTCTCGGACATCTTCCCTCCTAGCCTCCTCCAGTCTCTGAGTCCAGGTTGTCTCCATCTGcacagaagaaggaaaaacattCCGATTTCTAGACTAATTTCTATTTTGGGAGTTTATGCAGCGTGACAGTGATAATGAGAAATCACACCGTTAGCAGTTCCTCCTTCCAAGCAGCCTTTGCTGAGGCCAAGTGGgagttcacctgctgctggatctcagcttctctctgacTGGACCAGAGAGCTTTCAGCTCGTTTATTGAGGCCTGGTGCTGAGTCTCCAACTCAGCCCTGAGATTCTCCAAAGATGTACCGctctcctctttcattttttcctgGGAGTAAaaaccaatcaatcaattaatcagATTTCAGTGATTATGGTTGCTCTAGCCAACATATCTtacagaaataagaaaataagttTTGCTTCTCTGCTGTTTCGATGTAGAAAATTTACAAAACTACacaattgcatttttttatagTTTGAATGTTGTTTCAAATTTGATTTATACACATAcctctttttctttgataaaaacCATCTCCTTCTCCTTGTTCTGTATTCTCTCTTCTAGCATGTCCTTCTCTTTACAGACAGATATGTAACATTCTTGCACGGCGAACATCTTATTGTTGACTTCAGACAGCTGGATCCTGCAGAAGTAGTAGTAAACACTCTTAGTAGTGAAAGTTTTCAGTAAAAAATTCCCAGTGGCAGGTGCTGAGGACTTACTCCAACTCTCTGATGTGCTCCTGGTGCTGCGCAGTCAGCTGTTCAACATGAACATCATGTTCCAGCATGAGCTCAGTTTTAACATGGTTCACCACGTCATCCCTGTGTTGTTGATGAATCCGTTCGGCTCTTCGTGAAGAAGCAGATGGTATGTATGAatcaagaataaaaaaaaaaaaaaaaaaaaaaaccttgcagATGCATCAGCTATAAACTTATTACCATCCTCTATGCATTACCTCTCAGCCGCTTCCTGCTTTTCTTGGTCCAGCTCCTGGATCATCTGCCTCATCTTAGTGCACAGCTCTGAGTTTGCAGACCTCACCTTCTCCTCACTCTGTTTCAGTTCCTTATTCTTTTTCTCTAGCTCCTATAATTATGGATAGAATGACAATCTTTTATGAtttaatccaaaaacaaaaagaacatcaATTAATTTGACAATGAACTAGAACCAACCTCCACTTGTTCCTGCAGGTATCGCTTGTCTTCCTGAAGACTCAGCAACTCTTTCTGAGACTCACCAGTCAAGTCTAGATGTTTCATCtggcttttctctctcacctgcACACACATATTAGAAGGAGTTTTTCCATTATGACTGTCTGTATTAGGGGGCCTATTAATTTCCTTCAGTTTAATTttagttatatattttatttgtggtCTACTTTAGATTTAAAACAATCTCAAAGTTCTACAGTAtttcaaaaaaggaaattaaaacattCAATAAGAAActatcaaaatgtattcataaatTACTATTATAATAAGTCATTTAAAACTAAGTTTAgtagcatggcagcatagtggttagcgctgctgccccacaacaagggcctggggcttttctgtgctgagtttgcatgtcctccccgtGCTTGGGTGGGtctcctccgggtactccagtttcctcgcaccatccaaagacatgatgTTTAAAATCTATTGTCTATTGTCTGTTGTAGATGGGTAGATGTGGGGGCCTCACCGAAGAAGCGAGTCTAGCTTCATCCAACTCAGTCTGCAGTTGGTTCACTTGGCTCTGACAGTCCTGgagctcctcctgcagctgagTGATCTTCTGTCGCTTCCCCTTCAGACTGCCCAGACAGCGCTGCATCTCCACTCGCAGCAGGCGTAAAACTTCATCCTGAGGCAGCTTGGAGTCTGACAGGTGAGCCATTGCAGTGCTGGGACATCAATAACAGTTTTAATGAGTATTAATGAGAAGTTTCAAAGTATATGGTAGCACTCATGGTCCAAACAAAAGTAAAGGACCTGAACTGTGAAAAGAGAGTCAGATGATAACAGCAAATGTGCTCTTCTATCATGGTGTACCTGTGTAGAGGGCcattcttcctgtttgtttttttcaatccTAAATCCATACAAGAATCGGACAGCTGGTTCTCCCAGCCACTGCTCAGGTCTAATGTAATGACACCGTGCTTCAGAGAAGATTCATACAAAGTGATCTGCTCCTTCAAATCTGCAAGATCCTCCTACGGAGTCAAatttgaaatcaaaaataaatcatgagtTGAGTTTGACTGTGTAATCACACTACTAGTATCTGGGGGGGCGGGGCAAATTCAGAGCAAACCTGTAAAACTTTGTTCATGCTGTCACTCAGTGCCTTGGCTGATTGACTCTGCTGTAGTTTAATTTGCATCTGACTCATCTCCTGCACAGAACCTGAAGAGGGTGGAACCACAGTGGATAAGAAAATAACATTCAAGTTAAACGTGTGCAGGGAAATTGTTCATTAACATCCAAATGAAGCCTCTGTCACTTACTTGTCTGCAGTAGCTTGGCACAATGTTGTTGACTCTCCTCCAGGCGCTGAGTGAGGGCATTGATGACTCTGGCCTTTTCCAGttgctcctcttctctctggcGCTCCACCTGCTTCACTTGTTCCTGTAACCTCTGACTGACCTCCGTCTGGAAGCAAATGTACAACAACCCTGTCAACATATACTGCAGGTGACATGTTTTATGATTAAGCCTGATGAATAGCCTGTTCACATATTAATCACACTTTCTACTCGTGCATCCTGTTAAAGAAAACATACAGACCTGAGCAGTCAGAGCCTGAGCGGCTGAGTCAAGCTTTTGCTCAAGGGCCAACAGTGCAACCTCATGCTGCTCCTGAATGATGGCAAAGTCCCGGTCATGCTGCTCCCGCGCTCTGGACAAGGTGTCAGATCGACAAAGCTCCAACATCTGCTGCTTCATGCTATCCACTGCAGCCTCTGCCGCCCTCTGCTTCTTCATATTCTGCAAATACAAACCTTGGTTCGATTCGCAACTGAGTCATCTCCTACACTGAACTTGATTAAATTATatgtaatttaatgttttgtatACACTGTCATATTTTTGACAATAAAGGAGGTgtggggggagggaaaaaaaaaaaaaaaaaaaaaacttacctcATGGTCTTTCTCAGTAAGCACCTGTATTTGCTTCTCCATGGCCTTCacttttttttgcatttgaacctctctctctttggcctCCTCCACCAATCGACTTGACTCCTTCAGACTTACTGCTAAGCCATCCTTTTCATCTGtagataaagaagaaaagatgactGTTATTGTTTTGAGAGGCTGCatgtctgaaaaataaaataagggaGCAACAGGTTTGACTCCCCATTTCTGCGCTGCATGCCCTGCCAGCAGCCACAAGGGGGCAGCTATAAAGTTTCTATGGTCTCTTTTATCCAGCTCAATAAATCATATATTATATTAACAGTCTACAATGATAAACAACCAGCCCATAACTTACTTTGATACttataaacaaactaaaacaaagttAAGCTCTAGGGATAAAAAACTATTTCCTCATAATTTCGAGACCTGAAGTGagagatttattcatttaaagatttaggggtttaaaaaaaaaaaaggcatctaaaaaatttaattaatggACCAACACATTTCAATCCTTCAAGCACCACAAAAATCTGTGTAATACCTCTGACAATACATTTCTTagtaaaaaagataaaaataaagaaaaaaattaagaaaaaaggcAGATCGAAGCCTTCAACTTGAAGTTacagattatttaaaaactaCCTTTGACAATTGCAAACTGATGCTCGAGGTATCTCATCTTCCGTCTTGAATCTTCCAGCTTTTGCTCCAACTCCTCAATTTGTCTCTGATGAGCTTGGTTTAAGATCTGCAGCTGGGCAAGCTGCTCTCTATCAGCAGTTTCTGTGGTACAACACAGTGTTTCATTCAACAAATCAGTTACCTGTACTCAATTTTAACTATGTGGAAACATGCTGATTTTCAGCAAAGCGGTTTGAGAGGGTGCATACTGTACAAAAGCACTTTAAGTCTCCTATTTGAAAGCAGTAAACTGGCATAGCCAACACAGAGATTCTTGTCTTTTGCAGCTTGATGGatgtcattattaaaaaaaaacaaaaaacaaaaaacactgagtATTAAGACTATAAAAAGGTACTTAACTATGGCAATCAATTGAAGATTTTCCATGTAATGTGGCTAATACAACTCTTCATGACACAGTAATGTCACTTTGACAGACTTTCTTGGTCAGTTGACAAGGTCAACTTAAGATCACTTTATACATTATATTGTAATACTTCTAATACAGAAATTAAATCAAGATTGTAAGACTCACGTTGTGTTGAATCAAGGAATTCTCTTTGCAGATCGTCAAACTGACCAGCATGGTGAGCAGCCTGTGAGGTAAATATCTTTGGCTGGTGGGCAGGATGGTGAGGGTTGTAGCTGGCCTTGTATTGGTTTACAACTTTGTTTCCAGCTCCAGGCTTTTTATTCCGAGGACCAAGAACAAAAAGGGAAAGCGtgtttgaaatggaaaaaagtagTTTCATGAAATGTAACACGATTTAGCAATATCATAATTCCTACATAAAATAgagataaaatacaaatataatacaaaaatattgCCATTGtaaattaatattataataatatttatgatgatgattagCAGTAGAAATAGTAGTAGCAGCAGTGGTATCGAAAAGCTGAGAATTAGATATACAACAAGGCTaagtgtgtttcatttgaacaaaataaatataggGATATGGCTTTAAAACTGTTaaacaaaatatatgtattCCAATTTTATTAAAATCAGTCATTCAAATAATTTGAGGCATAGGAAGTGATAGCAGATTCTATTTATTTAgataacagacagacagcttgTCAAGTCACACCAGCATCACTGCGTTGAATGGACCAATATGCTGAGGTTTGTGAGACTGTCTgcaatggtgaaaaaaaaataaaataaataactgtacTCACTTGATAATGAATTCTGGTATGACTTTGCTTGTGGTTGTATCCTTCCTCTTCATTCTGCTCCAAACGGTTATTAGCACCTTGAAGGCATGTTTTAGACTCATACTCAGCTGTGGAGAAATCATTGGTCTCGGTAGAGTTTTCTGTGCCCATGCTAGTGTATGGAAATTCTCCCTGTCTGAGATGGTGATCCTCTGACTGCTGGTTCCAGGTTTGAGGCAGTGGTTGACTCTGAGGACTCCTCCGGTGTCCATTGATCTGAACAGCACCATCCTCATAAGTGTACTGGTTGCTGTGGCCATAGTCAACTTCACAGTCCTTCagagaaacattaaaaataagtgagttttttttcctctttggaaGTTCAGAAGATCTGTCAGCAAAAACAAACGAAGACTTTACCTGGTCATGAGAGAACGGCCTTGGATGATTTGACCATTGCTGAGTCCATGTGGACTGTGGACTGAGTAAAGaaaatcataaaaattataatccTACCACGTCTTGTGTTCCAAATTTGAGATTATTTATGTGGCAACAGCAACACATTTTTCACCTGTTgcctgtgtttttattgctgCAGGTAGAGTACTCCAGTTCTGGGGAGGAGTCCCTGCTGTCCTCCAGCATGTCATCA contains:
- the cep152 gene encoding centrosomal protein of 152 kDa isoform X2 — protein: MSIDFDSAALQTQHEEEEFDQEDYAREQELHKLLTDLPDDMLEDSRDSSPELEYSTCSNKNTGNSPQSTWTQQWSNHPRPFSHDQDCEVDYGHSNQYTYEDGAVQINGHRRSPQSQPLPQTWNQQSEDHHLRQGEFPYTSMGTENSTETNDFSTAEYESKTCLQGANNRLEQNEEEGYNHKQSHTRIHYQPGAGNKVVNQYKASYNPHHPAHQPKIFTSQAAHHAGQFDDLQREFLDSTQQTADREQLAQLQILNQAHQRQIEELEQKLEDSRRKMRYLEHQFAIVKDEKDGLAVSLKESSRLVEEAKEREVQMQKKVKAMEKQIQVLTEKDHENMKKQRAAEAAVDSMKQQMLELCRSDTLSRAREQHDRDFAIIQEQHEVALLALEQKLDSAAQALTAQTEVSQRLQEQVKQVERQREEEQLEKARVINALTQRLEESQQHCAKLLQTSSVQEMSQMQIKLQQSQSAKALSDSMNKVLQEDLADLKEQITLYESSLKHGVITLDLSSGWENQLSDSCMDLGLKKTNRKNGPLHSTAMAHLSDSKLPQDEVLRLLRVEMQRCLGSLKGKRQKITQLQEELQDCQSQVNQLQTELDEARLASSVREKSQMKHLDLTGESQKELLSLQEDKRYLQEQVEELEKKNKELKQSEEKVRSANSELCTKMRQMIQELDQEKQEAAERAERIHQQHRDDVVNHVKTELMLEHDVHVEQLTAQHQEHIRELEIQLSEVNNKMFAVQECYISVCKEKDMLEERIQNKEKEMVFIKEKEEKMKEESGTSLENLRAELETQHQASINELKALWSSQREAEIQQQVNSHLASAKAAWKEELLTMETTWTQRLEEARREDVRETAEVTCQTDETDSSSVTITAEELDSRLSAQKQQLQLEADKVRYKAVEEARKQAQRELQEKYLEDMANQVESAMTRAYNRWIKDLTSLPEYHATLQAEKRKWEELQQKCTEQQVSQALREAEDNWHKKHKNQLEEQSSGLQRVQELQEEVATLQSQLELTRKDQAALLKAELAEARTVWNRDKQQEISAIQFRGEQLYQTKLHEQHKKLDQALKQATEDADLQKKELLLQMEAKLQETVRAREEGWRCQHAEKELAQRQQMKDELLAELEAGLSEVQAQLLGDPKTDQQETENSRKTSGATSESTVTHIIQTSCRDIVQRAISQAKAEWTKISEERLSHVLRETQKQHERELGKIPNSLSQRKEQPHCRKACTETLAKLQKKNQELQRHLEKTCRQFQHSVREHKTAIQQLKDEHESSLEKLKKEHLLQLEEVKKAKASSGSSEDRQNLQQCLDEMKQQYLMTVQKIRDDMLRYLQESRERAANVIRAAVQRERQDTTQKMRRYFLTCLQELLEDGGKTTGAEKKIMNAASKLVAMAKVLETPIRSKSAKNYGLSNCSTAVSTAGCPSSRDAGFSKNLSKLPEHPDMIREARSHGETADSEQKATAAARTKPLSHQGISTSAKEEASVEAGSKPQNAVHKLSQQMASSHHMASPSQLDFVSMPVMSKSRELYLQEHDSTKSEAHLYSDRQSKPSPEGPVRDEKPTDWSANYPDTSFQVPRLSSSWRKVEPVKPFSVSAASTSNFDFDFRGLTPDSSDLTIYNEIAKKTPHTQTLNFPTVKMSTHREPTPGSEAEKQQGICSRPLFSELRQRQQDSGFDSPF
- the cep152 gene encoding centrosomal protein of 152 kDa isoform X1, whose amino-acid sequence is MSLSCGFTAKAEEPPQSNNWDNMGLLVVDTLEDLRNIQWSLLKLHKLLTDLPDDMLEDSRDSSPELEYSTCSNKNTGNSPQSTWTQQWSNHPRPFSHDQDCEVDYGHSNQYTYEDGAVQINGHRRSPQSQPLPQTWNQQSEDHHLRQGEFPYTSMGTENSTETNDFSTAEYESKTCLQGANNRLEQNEEEGYNHKQSHTRIHYQPGAGNKVVNQYKASYNPHHPAHQPKIFTSQAAHHAGQFDDLQREFLDSTQQTADREQLAQLQILNQAHQRQIEELEQKLEDSRRKMRYLEHQFAIVKDEKDGLAVSLKESSRLVEEAKEREVQMQKKVKAMEKQIQVLTEKDHENMKKQRAAEAAVDSMKQQMLELCRSDTLSRAREQHDRDFAIIQEQHEVALLALEQKLDSAAQALTAQTEVSQRLQEQVKQVERQREEEQLEKARVINALTQRLEESQQHCAKLLQTSSVQEMSQMQIKLQQSQSAKALSDSMNKVLQEDLADLKEQITLYESSLKHGVITLDLSSGWENQLSDSCMDLGLKKTNRKNGPLHSTAMAHLSDSKLPQDEVLRLLRVEMQRCLGSLKGKRQKITQLQEELQDCQSQVNQLQTELDEARLASSVREKSQMKHLDLTGESQKELLSLQEDKRYLQEQVEELEKKNKELKQSEEKVRSANSELCTKMRQMIQELDQEKQEAAERAERIHQQHRDDVVNHVKTELMLEHDVHVEQLTAQHQEHIRELEIQLSEVNNKMFAVQECYISVCKEKDMLEERIQNKEKEMVFIKEKEEKMKEESGTSLENLRAELETQHQASINELKALWSSQREAEIQQQVNSHLASAKAAWKEELLTMETTWTQRLEEARREDVRETAEVTCQTDETDSSSVTITAEELDSRLSAQKQQLQLEADKVRYKAVEEARKQAQRELQEKYLEDMANQVESAMTRAYNRWIKDLTSLPEYHATLQAEKRKWEELQQKCTEQQVSQALREAEDNWHKKHKNQLEEQSSGLQRVQELQEEVATLQSQLELTRKDQAALLKAELAEARTVWNRDKQQEISAIQFRGEQLYQTKLHEQHKKLDQALKQATEDADLQKKELLLQMEAKLQETVRAREEGWRCQHAEKELAQRQQMKDELLAELEAGLSEVQAQLLGDPKTDQQETENSRKTSGATSESTVTHIIQTSCRDIVQRAISQAKAEWTKISEERLSHVLRETQKQHERELGKIPNSLSQRKEQPHCRKACTETLAKLQKKNQELQRHLEKTCRQFQHSVREHKTAIQQLKDEHESSLEKLKKEHLLQLEEVKKAKASSGSSEDRQNLQQCLDEMKQQYLMTVQKIRDDMLRYLQESRERAANVIRAAVQRERQDTTQKMRRYFLTCLQELLEDGGKTTGAEKKIMNAASKLVAMAKVLETPIRSKSAKNYGLSNCSTAVSTAGCPSSRDAGFSKNLSKLPEHPDMIREARSHGETADSEQKATAAARTKPLSHQGISTSAKEEASVEAGSKPQNAVHKLSQQMASSHHMASPSQLDFVSMPVMSKSRELYLQEHDSTKSEAHLYSDRQSKPSPEGPVRDEKPTDWSANYPDTSFQVPRLSSSWRKVEPVKPFSVSAASTSNFDFDFRGLTPDSSDLTIYNEIAKKTPHTQTLNFPTVKMSTHREPTPGSEAEKQQGICSRPLFSELRQRQQDSGFDSPF